TTGTAGAAGGGACTATTTTAGTGGGCATTCTCGGCGTGTCGGATACCCTAAAGGAAAACGCCATTAAATCCTTACGTGCATTAAAAGAAGATGGAATCGGGGTATTGATGGCAACCGGCGATAATAAAATCACGGCTGAGGCTTTTACAAGTCAGTTGGGTATAGATTTTATTGCAGAGGTTAATCCTGAAGAAAAACTTGAAGAAATTCGTCATTTACAGCAGAAAGGGTACACGGTTGCAATGGCTGGTGATGGAATTAATGACGCCCCAGCTTTAGCTCAGGCAAATGTAGGGATTGCGATGGGAAACGGGACAGATGTAGCGATTGAAAATGCTGCAATTATCTTATTAAAGGGTGATTTGCTGGGCATTGTAAAAGCGCGCAAGCTAAGCGTTGCAACGATGAAAAATGTGCGGCAAAATCTCTTTCTCGCTTTTATTTATAATTTGCTTGCTCTACCTCTTGCTTCTGGGCTACTGTTCTCTTTTGGAGTTAGCTTTACACCCATTACGGCTAGCGTAGCGATGACGTTAAGTTCTCTTTCGGTAGTTTTTAATGCTTTGAGATTGCGTTTTATCAATTTGATGCCCAAAAAAAAATTATAAAGATCTCTTTAGTTTACCCTGTTTGTTAATTCATCTTTTAGATTTTTTGGAATAGGTTTAAAAAATGAATTGATTGGTTTCTTATCTATATTGTTATCATTTTTAAGCTCTGATTATTCCTTGCCTATTAACAATTAAATGCCCATAATAATTTCAATGGTTTTATAAGAGAATTTTATGATGCAACAACAAATTTTATCTTCTATCGAAGATAGCGCTTCTGCATTGGAGCAATTGAAAATGGACAGTGCTCTTCAGTTTATAGAAAAAGTTGCACATCTCTTGGCCAAGACATTTGAATCGGGTGGAAAAGTTCTCGTAGCTGGTAATGGGGGTAGCTTATGTGATGCGAGCCATTTTTCCGAAGAACTCACTGGAATGTTCAGAAATTATCGTCGAGCTTTACCTGCAATTTCCCTAGCTGAACCTGGCCATATTACCTGCGTCGGGAATGATTTAGGATACGAATGGATCTTTTCTCGTGCTGTTGAGGCTTATGGCAAGCCGAATGATATTTTTATTGGATTGACGACCTCAGGAAAATCATTAAACATGATCCGAGCCTTCGAAACAGCCAAGCAATATCAGTTAAAAACCGTTGCTTTCCTCGGAAAAGGAGGAGGGCCCTTAAGAGGCATAGCTG
Above is a genomic segment from Chlamydiales bacterium STE3 containing:
- a CDS encoding Phosphoheptose isomerase (Product derived from UniProtKB/Swiss-Prot:Q8R6A2;Gene name derived from UniProtKB/Swiss-Prot:Q8R6A2;EC number derived from UniProtKB/Swiss-Prot:Q8R6A2); protein product: MMQQQILSSIEDSASALEQLKMDSALQFIEKVAHLLAKTFESGGKVLVAGNGGSLCDASHFSEELTGMFRNYRRALPAISLAEPGHITCVGNDLGYEWIFSRAVEAYGKPNDIFIGLTTSGKSLNMIRAFETAKQYQLKTVAFLGKGGGPLRGIADLELIIDGFKTSDRIQEAHMTAMHIIIEIMEQILFPEMRIGVKDFSAFTTHQLENKHC